In Gemmatimonadales bacterium, the genomic window GCAGAAGATGGAGAGCCCGCCCTCGCAGAACAGGTGCGCCGCACCGAGCTCGTCCACCTGCTTGGCGCCCGGCCCGCGGTCGAGGTAGGCCGAGACGCGCTCGACCGCCGGGCTGCCGGCGAGCCACAGCGCGAGGTCCAGCATCGGGAGGCCGAGGTCCATCATCACGCCGCCGCCCGACTCGGCGCGCCGGGAACGCCACCCGAGGCTGTGCTGCATCTGGCGGAAGACGTGCCACCCGCAGCGGATGGTCGACAGCGCGCCCAGCTCCCCGCCCTTGAGGAAGCCCTGCACCGCCTGCACGTCGGCCCGGAAACGATTGTTCATCGCCACCAGCAGGGTGCGCCGGTAGCGCTCCGCAGCCTTGACCACGCGGGCCGCGCCGGTGGGGGACAGCGCCAGCGGCCGCTCGACGAGCACGTGGGCGCCGGCGGCGAGCGCGGCGACGGCGTGGGCCTCGTGCAGGTGGTTCGGCGTGCAGATCACCACCGCGTCCACCTTTGCCAGTTCCAGCAGCTCCTCGATGTCGCCGTAGGCGGCGCCGGTCTCGAACCGTGCCGCCAGCGCCCTCGCCTTGGGGCCGTCGTTGTCGCAGATGCCCACCACCTGCACGCCCTTGAGCTTGCGGAGCACCGGCAGGTGCGCGACCTGGGCGATCGCGCCGGCGCCGACCACGCCGACCCGGATGTTGGAGACTGCGCCGCCGCCAGCCATCAGTAGAGCCGCTCCAGTCTGGTCCCCGGATAGTAGGTCGCCAGGATCTGCGCGTACCCCTGCCCCGCCCGCGCGCGGCCCACCGCCCCCCACTGGCACATCCCGACCCCGTGCCCCGCGCCCGCCCCGGCCGCGACCACCTTCGTCACCTCGCCGCCCTCCTTCTCGACGTGCAGCTGGAACAGGGTGGACGACAGCTGCCGGTCCGGCGCCGGTCGGAGCACGTCGCGCACCTGGTACGACGCCACGGTGTAGGTGCCGCTCGTCGTCGTCACCACCAACTCCGCCACCCGCCCGGTGGGCGTGGTCTTCGTGATCGAGAGGTCGGTCACGCGCCCCAGGCCCGCCGCGGCCGCGCCCAGCGCCGCGGGCAGCGTCCGCGCCAGCACCGCGTTGAGCGCCGTCCCGTCCCAGGTCTCGTTCCAGCGGAAGCTGGGCGCGGCGCTGCAGTAATAGTCCCGCGGGCCGGGTCCGAAGCGATCCGACACGGCGCGAAGGTACGGCAGCGGCGGCCCGTTGCGGAAGACCTGGTCGGCGGCCTCCGTGGACCAGCCGCAGGCGGAGTGGTACACCGCCTCGATGGGCTGCCCGTTCCACAGGAGGACCTGCCCGTAGGTGTCGCGCGTCGCGGCCGTGACCTCCGGCTTCTCCGCGTCGGCGCCCGGGTACACCTGGTCGGCGACCGTGGGGTACACGTCGAAGCCCAGCGCCTCCCGCCGCCCGCGGAAGTGCAGCACGAAGGTCCGGGTCGCGACCGTCTGGGCCATCACGGCCTGCCGCACCTCGGGCGCGCGCATCCCGAGCTCGGCCGTGGTCACCGACGCCACGTACCACTCGAGCGGCACGCGGTTGACGATGGTGATCCCGGTCGAGCCCCGGGCCACCGTCGCCTCGCCGCGGTACCGCCGGCCGCCGATCACCACCAGGTCCGTCGGCTGGTCCGGATGGACGGTGACCGGCGCCGCGAGCTGCAGCGGCTCCGGGCGGTCGGGACGCGTGAAGCGCAGGCTCCCGGGGTCGTCGCCCGGCTCCACCCGCCAGGTCGTACCCGCGTCCACGACGGCGACGATGGCGCCGTCCGCGCCGAGCACGCGGTACTGGCCGGTGGCGCTGAACTCGCCCGACGCCTGGTCCACGACGATCCCCACCCGCACGACCGGCATGCCCTGCACCGGGCCGAACGGCGACGGCCGCGGGCAGCCGGTCGCGAGCAGCGCCGCCGCCACGGCGAGCGCTCGGCGCCTCACGGCGTCACCTCGCCGACGAGATCGTAGTCGAGCGCCTCCGCGATCCGCACCCGCACGAAGCGGCCGGTCTCCGGCACCGCGCCGGCCGGCGCCCGCAGGTGCGTGCACCCGTCGACGTCGTCCGCCTGCCAGACCGTCCGGCCGACGGCCACGCCGGGGTCCTCCGGATGGGCGGGCCCGTCCACCAGCACCTCGACCTCGCGCCCCACCAGTCGCTGCAGCCGCTCCGCCGAGATGGCGCGCTGCAGCTCCAGGACCTCCGCGAGCCGCTCCTGCTTGACGCCGTCCGGCACGTCGTCCGGGAGCGCGGCGGCGCGCGTGCCCTCCTGCTCGGAATAGGCGAAGGCGCCCACGCGGTCGAACTGCAGCTCGTCGAGGAAATCGAGCAGCGCCCGGAAGTCCTCGTCCGTCTCGCCCGGGAACCCCACCAGCACGGTGGTCCGGAGCGCCAGGTCCGGTACCGCCTCGCGCAGCCAGCGGACCTTCGCGCTGATCGTGTCCGGCCGCTCGGGCCGGCGCATCGCCGCGAGCATCCGCTCGGTGGCGTGCTGGATGGGCATGTCGAGGTAGGGCGCCACGCGACGCTCGGCCGCCATCAGCTCCACCAGCTGCGGCGTGATGCCCGCCGAGTACACGTAGAGGCACCGGTACCACGGCACGCCGGTCTCGCGGAGCAGCGCCGCGAGCAGGTCGGCGAGCCGGGGGCCACCGGGGACGTCGCGCCCGTAGTGGCCGAGGTCCTGGGCCACGAGGTTGATCTCCCGGGCGCCGGCGCGCTCCAGCTCCACCGCCTCGCGCACCAGCTCCTCCAGGGGGCGGGAGCGGTGCAGGCCTCGCATCAGGGGAATGGCGCAGAACGCGCAGGTGTGGTCGCAGCCCTCGCTGATCTTGAGATAGCGCACGTGGGGCGTGGTGCCGAGGTACTGGCGCAGGCCGGGGTGCGCGGTCTCCTCGGCCTCGAGCAGGCCCGCGCGCGTCAGGCGCGGCACCAGATCGGGCAGGTCCTTGAAGCCGAAGAAGAAGTCCACCTCGGGCAGCTCGGCCTTCAGCTCGTCGCCGTAGCGCGCGATCAGGCAGCCCACGGCCACCACGGCGCGGCAGCGGCCGTCCTGCTTGTAGCGGCCGGCCTGGACCATCGCCTCGATGGATTCGCGCTTGGCGGCGTCGATGAACCCGCAGGTGTTGACCAGGATCACGTCGGCCTCGTCGAGGCCCGCCGCGAGCGTGGCGCCGTGGCCCACCAAGCCCGCGACGAGGTGCTCCGTGTCCACCGTCGCCTTGTCGCAGCCGAGCGAAATGACGCCGAGCTTCAACCTAGGTGAGGAAACTCTCGAGGGCGCGCGCCTTGGAGATGTGCCGCAGGCGCGACAGGGCTTTCTCCTTGATCTGTCGGACGCGCTCGCGGGTGATGCCCAGCAGGCTCCCGATCTCCTCCAGGGTCATCGGCTCCTGCCCGTCGAGCCCGAAGTACAAGCGCAGGATCTTCGCCTCCCGCTCCTTGAGCGTGCCGAGCACCCGCTCGATGCTCTCGCTCAGCGCGTGCTCGAACGTCTGCTCGTCGGGCGTGGGGTTCAGCGTGTCGGGGAGGTAGTCGAGCAGCTTGTTGTCTTCACCCGGGCTCATCGGCGCGTCGAGGGAGAGATGGCTCTGCGAGATGGAGAGGGTCTTGGCGACCTCCTCCTCGCTGATGTCCATGCCCTCGGCGATCTCCTCCACCGTGGGCTCGCGCCCCAGCTCCTGCTGCAGCGCGGAGGAGCGCTTGCCGATCCGGTGCAGCGTCCCGGCGCGGTTCAGCGGCACCCGCACGATGCGGCTCTGCTCGGCGAGCGCCTGGAGGATCGCCTGGCGGATCCACCACACGGCGTAGGAGATGAACTTGATGCCCTTGGTCTCGTCGAACTTGTGCGCCGCGCGGATCAGGCCGAGGTTGCCCTCGTTGATCAGGTCGGCGAGCGAGACGCCCTGGTTCTGATATTTCTTGGCGACGGAGACCACGAACCGCAGGTTGGAGCGGACCAGCTTGTCGAGTGCTTCCTCCTCGTTCCGCTTGATGCGGACGGCGAGGTCGATCTCGTCTTCGCGGCAGATGAGGGGGTACGCGCTGATCTCGCGGAGGTACTGATCCAGCGAGCCTTCGTCGACCGACGTCTTCCGGACGGAAGGCAGATGCCGTGCCATGAAGCTCCGCTACGGTGCGATCACCGTTAGTGTACCCACGCCCCTACGGGAGGGCAAGAGCCGTCAGGCCTTCTCGCCGCTCCCGGTTCGCGGCTACTCCTCGCCGTACGTGTCGATCTGCGCCCGCTGCAGTCGACCCGAGTAGTCGACGTACACCACCTTGGTCTCGGAGAAGAAATCGTACACCGCCCAGCCGCCCTCGCGGTGCCCGTTGCCCGTCTCCTTCACGCCGCCGAAGGGCAGGTGCGCCTCCGCGCCGATGGTGGGCGCGTTGATGTAGGTGATGCCGGCGTCGATGTCCTCCACCGCGCGGAACGCCGCGTCCACGTTGCTGGTGTACAGCGAGCTCGACAGGCCGTACTTCACGTCGTTGTTGACCCGGATCGCCTCGTCCAGGGAAGCGACGCGCGTCACTGCGAGCACCGGCCCGAAGATCTCCTCCTGCTCGAGCCGCGAGCGCGGCTTGACCCCGGCGAACACCGTGGGCCGGTAGAACCATCCCCTGGCCAGCTTGCCGCCGCCGGCGCGCCGGCCGCCCACCTCCAGCGATGCGCCCTGCTGCTTGCCGACCTCCACGTACTTCATCGTGGTCTGGAGCGCCCCCTCGTTGACCAGCGGCCCGACCTCGGTCGCCGGCTCAAGCCCGTTGCCCAGCCGCAGCTTCTCGACGCGGTCGCACAGCATCCGGAGGAACCGGTCGTGGATCTTCCGGTGCAGCAGCAGCCGCGAGGTGGCGGTGCACCGCTGGCCGGTGGTGCCGAACGCGCCCCACAGCACGCCGTCCAGTGCCAGCTCGAGGTTCGCGTCCGCCATCACGATCATGGCGTTCTTGCCGCCCATCTCGAGCGACAGCCGCTTGTGCAGCCGCCCGCACACCTCGCCCAGCCGCGCGCCGGTCTCGGTCGAGCCCGTGAACGAGAGCAGCGGCACCTTCGGGTGCTCGAGCAGCGCGTTGCCGACCGCGGAGCCGCGGCCGTGCACCAGCTGGATCACCTCCGGCGGGAGGCCCGCGTCGAGCAGCACCTCGACCAGCAGCGTGCCGGTGTGCGGGACGTCGTTGGCCGGCTTGAAGACCACCGCGTTCCCGCACAACAGCGCGGGGAAGATCTTCCAGGTCGGGATCGCCATCGGGAAGTTGAACGGCGTGATGATGCCGGCGACCCCGATCGGCCGCCGGGTGCTCATCGCCCACTTGTCCCTGAGCTCGCTCGGCACCGTGTGGCCGAACAGCCGCCGGCCCTCACCCGCCGCGTAGTACGCGGTGTCGATGCCCTCCTGCACGTCGCCGCGCGTCTCCGCCAGCACCTTCCCCATCTCGCGGGTCATCGCCCGGGCGATCGTCTCCTTGCGCTCCACCAGCAGGTCGCCCACGCGGCGCAGCACGTCGCCGCGCTGCGGGGCCGGGACGCGGCGCCACCGCTCGAAGCCCGCCAGCGCGCTGCGGACCGCCCGCTCGACGTCGCGCGGACCGGACTTCGGGAACCGGCCGATCAGCTCGCCCCAGTCGGCCGGGTTCCGGTTCTCCATGTACTCGCCGGTCGAGGGCTCGACCCACTGCCCGCCGATGAAGTTCTTGAACGTCTTCGCCATGTCAGAAGGCTCCCTGAGGATGCGTCCCTGCCGCCGGGGACCCGGACGGGGCGGCGGGCTGGGCGGGGCCGGACGGATTCGCCGGGCACAGCCAGGCGGCGTGCGTCCGGGCGTAGCCCACGCGAGGCAGCACCTCGCGGGCGCCCAGGATGGCGCCCCAGCACACCAGCCCCAGCGACAGCACGTGCGCGAGCCCCGACCGCGTCCGCCACGACGAAATCGTGCTCCACAGGCCAGCAACAATCACGCCACCGACCGCGCCGAGATAGCCGAACAGCAGGAGGCCGCAGCCGCGCGCGTACGGCCACTGGGTGATCCCCACCCCGATCGCGAGCCCGAGCAGCAGCCGCAGCCACGTGAAGACGACCGCACGCGGGCGCGGGCCCGCGGGCACCGGGGGCGCCCCGGCGCGCGCGGCCCCCGCGGGGGCCGCCCGGCCCGGGGGCGCGGCGGCCGGCGGGCTCGACTGCCCGGCGCCCGTGGCGATCAGCTTGTCGATCTGTGCCAGCTCCTTGTCCCAGTCCCGCGGTCCCTGTCCGCCGGTCATGACGCCCTCGTGAGACGGTAGCGTTCGATCTTCTTGTAGAGGTTGGAGCGCGGCATGTCGAGCCGCCGCGCGGTCTCGCTCACGTTCCAGTCGTGCTCCTTCAGCTTGGCCAGCAGAAACGCGCGCTCCGCGTTCTGCTTGAACTCCTCGAAGCTCGCCGAGCCGAGCAGCGCGTCGCCCAGCCCGGCCTCCTCCGCCGCGGGGCCCACCATCCGCGTGACATCCGCCTCGTCGATCAGCTCGCCGTTGGCCAGGATCATCAGCCGCTCCACCGTGTTGCGGAGCTCGCGGACGTTGCCCGGCCACAGGTGGCGCCGCAACCGCTCCACCGCCCCCGACGAGAGGCTCCGCGGCCCGAGGCCCTGCTGCACCGCGAGCTGCGCCACGAAGTGCTCCACCAGCTGCGGAATGTCCTCGCGCCGGGCCCGCAGCGGCGGCACGTCGATGGGCACCACGTTGAGCCGGTACAGCAGGTCCTCGCGGAACCGGCCCGCCGCGATCTCGTCCTCGAGCTTCTTGTTCGTGGCCGCGATCACCCGCACGTCCACCTTCACCGCGCGCGCGGACCCGATCGGCGTGATGACGCCCTCCTGCAGCACGCGCAGCACCTTCGACTGCGCCGCCGCGCTCATGTCCCCCACCTCGTCCAGGAACAGCGTGCCGCCGTCCGCCAGCTCGAACTTCCCCACCCGGTCGGCGAACGCGCCCGTGAACGAGCCCTTCACGTGGCCGAACAGCTCGGACTCGATCAGCTCCGAGGGGATGGCCGCGCAGTTCACCTCGACGAACGCGCGATTGGCACGCGGCGAGAGCCGGTGCACCGCCCGCGCCACCAGCTCCTTGCCGGTGCCGTTCTCCCCGGTGATGAGCAGCCGCGCCGGCGTCGGCGCCACCTTCTCGATCCGCTCGATCACCTGCCGGATGGCGGCGGAGGAGCCGACGATCTCGTGCCGCTGCTCGACGGCGGCCTTGAGCGCCCGCACCTCGCGCGAGAGGACCACGTGCTGCAGCGCGTTCTTCAGCGTCAGCAGGACGCGGTGCGTGTCCAGCGGCTTCTCCAGGAAGTCGTGGGCCCCGAGCTGCGTGGCCTCCACCGCCGTGGCGATGGTGCCGTGGCCCGAGATCATCACCACCAGCGCGTGCGGATCGGTCTCGCGCAGCTTGGCCAGCACCGCCAGGCCGTCCATCCCCGCCATCTTCACGTCGAGCAGCACCAGGTGCGGCTGGAACTCGGCGTGCGCGTCGAGCGCCTCGGGCCCGGAGTTCGCCAGCATCACGGTGTAGCCCTCATACTCCAGCAGCTGGCGCAGCGCCTCGCGCACGCCCTGCTCGTCGTCCACCACCAGGATGCGGTGGCTCATCGGCTCGCGGCCCGGTAGAGACGGACCGCCGCCCGGCTCACCCGCACGTCGCCCACGCCCGCCGGCAGCGGGATCGGCACGGAGGCGCCCTGCGCGCCGGTGACGGTCATGGCACGGAGAATGGAGGGAATCACCTGCCGGGGGAAGTCGAAGTCGTGGATCTTGAGCTCGTCGATCGTCCAGACCACGCGCCCGTCGGCTCGCGCCGCGAGCGTCCCGCCCGCCACGACCGGCTCGCGCCGCCCCAGCCCCTGCGACAGCGGGCCGAGGAGGCGCCGCGGCAGTACCGACACGTCGAGCGACCCGCGGACCTCGATGCGCCCCTCGCCGAGCGCCACCGCCACGGAGTCCAGCACGCCGCGCGAGGTGCCGGAGACCTGCCCCTGGATCAGGGCGGCCAGCTCGGACGCCGTCAGGTCCACGTAGGCGCTGCCCCCGCGCACGGGCCGGGCCAGGCTGGCCAGGGCCGACTCGGCGTGCGCCGCCGCCCCCGGCGCGGGCATCACGTACACCGCGGGCGGCGGCTCGGGCACGCCGCGCACGCGCCGCCACACCGCGACCAGGCGATCACGGAACAGATACCCCGCCACGATCGCCGCCAGCACGACCAGGCAACCGACGCCGGCGAGCGCCTTGCGGAGGCATCCCATCGGCTAGGCCGCCTGCCCGCCGGCGAGCGGGGCGCGCGACAGCACCGCGTAGCTGGCCCCGTGAGGGCCCAGGGTGCTCTGCATCAGGTCCACGCTTTCGACGGTCGTCGAGCCCGTGTAGCCGACCTCCGCGGCGAGACGCGCGAAGTCCTTGAACGCGGCGGGCCGCGCGCTCCGCTCGGCACGCCCGAGGGTGAGGTGGGGGCTGAACGGCCGCAGCTCCGGCTCGAAGGCGAGAGCCATCAGCGCCAGCTCCACGTCGTTGGCCAGCAGCTCGAGCGCCGGATGGTGCTCGATGCCCACCCAGACCACCCTTGGCTTCCCGAGACTCGGAAACGCCCCCACGCCGCCCAGCGTCACGGTGAACGGGCGCGCCGCCCGCACCGCTCCGCGCAGCGCCTCCTCGATGCCGGGCACCCGCTCGGGCTCGACCTCGCCAAGGAAGCGCAGCGTCAGGTGGAGCACGTCCTCGGCCACCCAGCGCACCGGGAGGTGCGCCGCCCGGAGCGGCGCCGCCGCCGCCCAGGCCCTCCGCCGCTCGTCGGCGGGGAGATTCACGGCCACGAAGAGCCGCACGCTAGCGCTTTCCATTCACGCGCTCTAACCTAATCGTCCGTCCACTTATCGGGAGAGTCCGCCGTGCGAATCCCGTCCCCGGCACTCAGAGTGGCGACGTGCGCGGCGCTCGCCGTCGCGTGCAGCCACGCGCCGCCCTCCACCACGCCCACTCCGCAGGCCGCGCCGGCCCAGGCGCAGGCGGCGCCGGGCCAGATCGACCTGACCGGCGACTGGGCGGTCGAGCTCGTCCAGCAGGGCATGTCGCCCAACACCGGGATGCTGCGGCTGGTGCCGTCGGGCGACGGCTACCGCGGCAACCTCCAGCTCGACGTGGCGAACCGGCCGTACTTCGTCCGCACGGCGCAGGCCCAGGGCAACCACATCACGATCATCCTCGACACGCCGGACGGCGACGCACGCATCGAGGGCACGCTTCGCGCCCCGACCCAGTTCGAGGGCCTGTACACGTCCCGCACGCTCAACGGCCGCCTGACGATGAACCGGCGCTGAGCCCCCTGGGGGCGCGGGCCCGGCGCCGCCGGCGCCGGTGCGCGCCGCCCGCCGGATCACCGGCGCGCGAGGCGGTCCAGGCTCCGATACTGGATCGCCTCGCTCACGTGTGGGGGCTCGATCCGGGCCGCTCCCGCGAGGTCGGCCACCGTTCGCGCCAGCTTCAGCACCCGGTGGTAGGCGCGCGCCGACAGCGACAGGCGGGCGATGGCGGTCCGGAGCAGCGCGTCGGCCGACGCGGAGAGCGCGCAGTGGACCCGGATGTCCCGCGGCGCCATGTGCGCGTTGGCGAACACGCCGGCCCGGCCGGCGAAGCGCGCCCGCTGCACCGCCCGGGCCCGCGCGCAGCGTTCCCGGATCCGGGCGCTCGGCTCCCCGCCCCGCTCCTCCGACAGCTCGCGGAAGCGAACCGCCGGCACGTCGATGTGCATGTCGATCCGGTCCAGCAGCGGGCCGGAGAGGCGGCTGCGGTAGTGCTGCACCATCACCGGCGAGCAGACGCAGGCGCGGGCCGGGTCGCCCAGGTACCCGCACGGGCACGGGTTCATCGCGGCCGCGAGCATGAAGCGCGCGGGATAACTCAGCGAAGTGGCCGCGCGGCTGATCGAGACCACGCCGTCCTCCAGCGGCTGCCGCAGCGCCTCGAGGACGTTGGTGCGGAACTCCGGCAGCTCGTCGAGGAACAGCACGCCGTTGTGGGCCACGCTCACCTCACCCGGCCGCGGGTAGCTGCCCCCGCCGATCAGCCCCGCGTCGGAGATGGTGTGGTGCGGTGAGCGGAACGGGCGGACCGCGATCAGCGATTCGCCGGCGGGCAGCAGCCCCGCCACCGAGTGGATCTTGGTGGTCTCCAGCGCCTCGGCCAGCGACATCTCCGGCAGGATCGTCGGGAGACGGCGCGCGAGCATCGTCTTGCCGCCACCTGGCGGGCCGATCATCAGGATGTTGTGGCCGCCGGCCGCCGCGACCTCCAGCGCCCGCTTCACGTGCTCCTGACCCTTGACCTCGGCGAAGTCCACGTCCGCCTCGGCGCGGGCGGCGAACAGCGCCGCGACGTCCACCGCGGCGCGCGCCAGCGGCGGCCCGCCGTCCAGATGGGCGATCACCTCGCCCAGCGTCCGTGCGCCGCGCACGTCGAGATCCTCCACCACGGCCGCCTCCCGGACGTTGGCATCCGGCAGGATGACGCCCGCACAGCCCAACCGTCGGGCCGCCACGGCCATGGACAGCGCGCCCCGCACCGGCCGGATCTCGCCGTCGAGGCCCAGCTCGCCCAGCACCACGTAGCCGTCGAGCCCCGCCGGGCGGATCTGCCCGGTCGCCGCCAGCACGCCGAGCGCGATCGGCAGGTCGAAGGCCGAGCCCTCTTTCCTTACATCTGCCGGGGCGAGATTGACCGTGACCCGCTTGAGGGGAAACTCGTAGCCGGCGTTGTGGATCGCGGCGTTGACGCGCTCGCGGCCCTCCTTGACGGCTCCCTGCGGCAGGCCGACGGTCACGAACGACGGCAGGCCGTTGGCGATGTCGGTCTCGACGCTCACCAGGTAGGCGTCGATCCCGAGCACGGCGGCGGACGTGATCCGCGCCAGCATCCCGAAGGCTAGGCGCCCGCGCCCGAACGCCCCCAGCGATCCGCTGCGCCGCGGCGCGCGGCGTTGCGGCTGCGCCGGCCCGGGCGCCATATATTCGCGAGCCCATGGACGACCTCTCGCAGCAGTTCGGCGACGGCTTGAACCAGCGCGCCGGCGCGGCCGCCGGGGGCGGTCCTGGCGACGACGCGCTCGAAGCCCTGCGCCGCTCCGTCGCCGAGTCGGTCGCGGGCCCCGCGCCGGCCGCCACGGGCCCCGCCCCGCCTGGCGTCCTGATGGTGGACGACGACCCGGACGTCACCAGGGTCCTGTCGGTCGTGCTCGCCGCGTCGGGCCGCGCCCTGTACTCGGCCGGCTCCGCCGCGGAGGCGGAGCAGGTGCTCGCCCGGCACCCCGTGGCGCTGGTCGTACTCGACGTGCTGCTGCCGGACGCCGATGGCCGGACCGTGCTGGCGCGGCTGCGCGACGATCCCCGCACGTCGGCGGTGCCGATCATCGTCCTCTCGGGCCACGGCTCGCCCGAGACGCGGGCCGAGTGCTACGCCCTCGGTGCGGACGCGTACATCCCCAAGCCGTTCGACCCGATCGCGGTGGCCGCGGCGGTCACCTCGAGCCTCGCGCGGGCGCTCCATGTCGCCACCGACGCCCGGCGCGACCCCGTCACGGGCCTGCCCAACCGCGCCGCGTTCCGCGAGGCGTTCGAGCGCACCGCCGGCCCCCGCCGCGACGGCGCGTCGCCGGTCTCGGTTGCGCTGGCGGAGCTGGATCAGTACCGCACCCTCGCCTCCGCCAGCGGCTGGGGCACGGCCGATCGGGCGCTGTCGCTGGCCGCCCGCACGCTCGCCCGCGCGCTGCGACGCGCCGTGTGCACAGCTCGCTGGGCCGGGGCCGCCTTCGCGATCCTCTTCGCGGACGCGGACGAAGCCGCCGCCACCTCCGCGGTCTCGGAGGCCCTGCGCGCGGTGCGCCGTGCACCGCCGGCCGAGGGGCAGGTGGGCCCGCTCACCTTCTCCGCCGGGGTGGCGGAGTGGACGGCGAGCGGCGCGCTCGAGGAGACGCTGGCCGAAGCCGAGAGTCAACTGGTGTCCGCGCGCTCCGACGGCGGAGACGCGGTCCGCTCGTCGATCGAGCCGGGGCCCGCCGCTCCCCGCCTGGTCCTTCTCGCCGAGGACGACGAGCTGATCGTGTCGGTGGTGAAGCACCGGCTCGAGCGCGAGGGCATCGCCGTCCGGCACTTCGCCGACGGTCTCGCAGCCAGCCGGGCCGCCGCGCAACTCCGCCCCTCGCTCGCCATTCTCGACGTCAAGATGCCGGGAATGGACGGCTTCGAGCTGCTGGGCCGGCTGCGTGCCGAGCCGGCGCTGCACGCCATGCCGGTGATGATGCTGATCTCGATGGGCCGCGAGCAGGACGTGGTGCGCGGCCTCGAGCTCGGCGCGGACGACTACATCGTGAAACCGTTCTCTCCGGTCGAGCTGGTGGCGCGGGTACACCGCCACCTGCTGCGGCGCTGAGGACGCGGGCCCGGTAGCCGGTGCCCTGCCATGCGCCCTCGCCGCCGCGCCGCCGCCGGCCACCGACACCGGCGCGGCCCTAGCGTCGCGGTCCCCGCTTCATCAGCCACAGCACGCCGAACAGGTCCGCGATGCCGACCCACAGCCGGTTGAACAGCCCGTAGTGCGACCGTCCCCGCAGCCGCGGGCGATGGCCGACCTCGACCGACACCACGCGTCCGCCGGCCCTCAGGAACAGCGCCGGCAGGAAGCGGTGCATGTGATCGAAGTGCGGCAGGCCCAGGAAGGCGTCGCGCTCGAACAGCTTGAGACCGCACCCGGTGTCGGGTGTGGAGTCGCCCAGCAGGCGGCCGCGGACCCCGTTCGCCA contains:
- a CDS encoding YifB family Mg chelatase-like AAA ATPase, yielding MLARITSAAVLGIDAYLVSVETDIANGLPSFVTVGLPQGAVKEGRERVNAAIHNAGYEFPLKRVTVNLAPADVRKEGSAFDLPIALGVLAATGQIRPAGLDGYVVLGELGLDGEIRPVRGALSMAVAARRLGCAGVILPDANVREAAVVEDLDVRGARTLGEVIAHLDGGPPLARAAVDVAALFAARAEADVDFAEVKGQEHVKRALEVAAAGGHNILMIGPPGGGKTMLARRLPTILPEMSLAEALETTKIHSVAGLLPAGESLIAVRPFRSPHHTISDAGLIGGGSYPRPGEVSVAHNGVLFLDELPEFRTNVLEALRQPLEDGVVSISRAATSLSYPARFMLAAAMNPCPCGYLGDPARACVCSPVMVQHYRSRLSGPLLDRIDMHIDVPAVRFRELSEERGGEPSARIRERCARARAVQRARFAGRAGVFANAHMAPRDIRVHCALSASADALLRTAIARLSLSARAYHRVLKLARTVADLAGAARIEPPHVSEAIQYRSLDRLARR
- a CDS encoding response regulator — its product is MDDLSQQFGDGLNQRAGAAAGGGPGDDALEALRRSVAESVAGPAPAATGPAPPGVLMVDDDPDVTRVLSVVLAASGRALYSAGSAAEAEQVLARHPVALVVLDVLLPDADGRTVLARLRDDPRTSAVPIIVLSGHGSPETRAECYALGADAYIPKPFDPIAVAAAVTSSLARALHVATDARRDPVTGLPNRAAFREAFERTAGPRRDGASPVSVALAELDQYRTLASASGWGTADRALSLAARTLARALRRAVCTARWAGAAFAILFADADEAAATSAVSEALRAVRRAPPAEGQVGPLTFSAGVAEWTASGALEETLAEAESQLVSARSDGGDAVRSSIEPGPAAPRLVLLAEDDELIVSVVKHRLEREGIAVRHFADGLAASRAAAQLRPSLAILDVKMPGMDGFELLGRLRAEPALHAMPVMMLISMGREQDVVRGLELGADDYIVKPFSPVELVARVHRHLLRR